Part of the Rhizobium sp. CCGE531 genome is shown below.
GATATCGGCCGGTCGCCTGGAGTTGCTGCACCATGTCGTCCTCACTCAAGGCAGCCGATGGTTGGCGCTTCGGGAGCAATGAAGCAGCTGCCTTCGCGGAAGGTGTCTCACTTGAAACAAACAAATCGAACTGCTGCGTCACTCAGTCCCCGACGTTATCTTAGAACGAACTCTCCAGACTGCATTGTCCGGCAAATCGGTATAGGCTATCTCCTCCAAAAAATCAGGAGAAAAAGCACAGGATAACGGCGATGTAACTGATCTGACATGCGTCACAGCCCGACCGTACCGCCTCTCACACAATGATGCATGTTGGTCTACTTAGACAGGATCGCCGGTCCAGTCTTCATGTCTACGGCGTATTCGGATCACGAAAATTGCTCCGTTTTCCTCGATCCTGTAGACAATAGGATGGGCCTCGAACGGATGAATTCTAACTGGTGGCGAAATCTCTTCCAGCTCACGTGCCATTCGCGGGTTGGCGGCAATGAGGTCAAGCACAGCGAACAAGTCATCATGATATCGCCTCGCCTGTGTGGATCCGAACATGCTTACACCTTGTTCGGCGATCGCAATGATGTCCTCTTCCGCCTCAACTGAAAGGCTAAAATTAAAATGCATTATCTGCTGCCGCGCATAGTGTCCACGCGCGCGACTGCCGCAACAAAGAAGGCGCCGAGCTTCGCACTTGACCGCAGGAGGCAATATCAATGACAGGCCGAGGGTTGGAATTCGCGTGATTTGATCGACAACGAGAAGCGTTTGCCAAAAACGCCTCCAGTCCCGATCAAGGTGTGGGTTCGATGACTTTATGCTGAGATGGAGTCATCTCTAGGGATTTCCCCGTATCGCCGCCGAGATCGCCTGGCAAATTACTGAACTCCGTCTCTCGCCCGCAGGTCGCATGGCGTCGAAGCGCTCGGCGATTGAACGATTTGAGCAAATTTTGCAGGTCGTCGACGAAGGTGAAGATGACCGGGATAATGATGAGGCTGAGCAGCGTTGATATCATCACGCCGCCGATCACCACAATGGCCATCGGCTGCCGGAAGCTGGAATCCCCACCCGACAGGCTGAGCGCGGCCGGCAGCATGCCCGAGGCCATGGCAAGGGTGGTCATGACGATCGGCCGCGCCCGCTTGTGGCAGGCATCGACGAGCGCATCGAACCGGGACATGCCTCGGCGACGTGACATGATCGCATATTCGATGAGAAGGATGGAGTTCTTCGTCACAACGCCCATCAGCATGAGAAGGCCGATGACGGCAGGCATCGAGAAACTGGTGCCCGTCACCACCAGCGGCACCAGCGCGCCGCCGAGCGAGAGCGGCAGGGCCATCAGAAGCGTGAGCGGCTGCAGGAAATCGTGGAACAGCAGGACGAGCACCGTATAGATGCAGAACACACCGATCGCCATCGCAAGCGCGAAGCTCTGGAACAGCTCGGAGCTGCGCTGAAGCTCGCCGTGTTCCACCAGCGTAACGCCTGGCGGCAGATGCTGGAGAGCCGGCAGCGCCTTCGCCTCGCGGTTGACGTCGCCGAGGATGCGGCCATTGAGTTCGACGGAAACGGTGACATTGCGCATGCGGTCGATACGATCGATCTCCGAAGGACTGCCGCCGATGCGGATATCGGCAATCGATCCGAGATCGACATTGCCTTTGGCGCCGGGAACGCGCATGTTTTTGATGTCGTCGAGATTGGTGCGCGTTTCCGGCGAGAAGCGGACGACGATCGGGATCTGCCGCTGTGGCAGATTGAGCTTCGGCAGATCCGAGGAATATTCCCCATTTGTCGCCACGCGCACGGCGCTCGCGATTGCATTCGATGTCACGCCGAGCGCTGCAGCACGCGCAAAATCGGGGGTGATCTGGATTTCCGGCGCTTGCCTCGCCGCCGTCGATGTCACGGCGCCTATGCCCTGCAGCGTTCGAAGCTGCTCCTCGAGCGCCGTGCTTGCGCTGTCGAGGGCATTGGCATCGTCGCTGGCCAGAGTGAACTCGAGCTTGGTACCGTTGCCGATACCGACCGCCACACGCACTCCGGGGAGGACGGAGAGCGCCTGCCGGATATCGTTCTCGATCTCCGACTGCTTGCGGTCGCGCCCATCAATCGGCGTCAGCGTGGCGACGATCGCGGCAGACCCGACACTGCTCCTGGCGACCGTCGCACCACCGCCCGAGGATCCCGAGCCGACAGCAGCAAACACATGTGTCACGTCGGGAATCTCACTGAGAATATCTGCGGCCTTCCTGGTTGCAGCGTCGGTTTGCTCGACAGTGGCGCCGGGCTGCAGGGTGAGCGTGATCTGCGTCCGCGAGTCGTCAGCGGCTGGCAGGTATCCCGTTCTTAAGAGGGGGATAACGGAAAGCGAAACCGCAACGACGACGGCAGTCACGGCCACTGTTGTCTTCCGGTGATCGAGGGCAGCCTTCGCGAGCGCCATATAGGCGCGCATGATTCGGCCATCCTTCTGCTCCGACGGATGAGCCTTCATGAAATAGGCGGCCATCATGGGGGTAAGCAGACGCGCAACGACAAGCGAGGCAACGACGGCAACAGCGGCGGTGATGCCGAACTGACGGAACAGGAGGCCCGGTATGCCGCTCATGAATGCCGTCGGCAGGAAGACGGCGACCAGCGTGAAGGTGGTGGCGATGACGGCCAGCCCGATCTCGTTGGCCGCCTCCATCGCGGCATCGATCGGCCGCTTGCCCATCTGCAGGTGGCGGGCAATGTTTTCAATCTCGACGATGGCGTCGTCGACGAGAATACCTACCACAAGCGACAGCGCCAGCAAGGTGACGACGTTCAGACTGAAGCCCGCCAGGTACATGACCAGGAAGGTCGGTATGGCCGACAAGGGCAGTGCCACAGCCGACAGGATCGTCGCGCGCCAGTCCCGAAGGAAGAGCCAGACGACCACGATTGCCAGGATCGCACCCTCATACAGTATGTGCATCGAGCCGTCATAATTGCCGAGAATTGACCCGATCAGGCTGTAGACTGCATGGATCTGCACATTGGGATGCGACGCTGCGAAGTTTTTCATTGCCGTGCTAACGTCAGCCGAAACGCTGCTGTCGGAAAACCCGTTCGAACGCTTGATTTCGACGGCGATCACCGGCTTGCCGTCGAGATAGGCCATCGAGGAGCGCTCCGCGAAGCTGTCCTTGACCGAGGCGATGTCGTCGAGCCGGGCCTGCTGCCCGTTAGCGAGCGGTATAGTGAGCTCCCTCAGGGCCCCGACCGACTCTACGGCGCCGAGCGTGCGCAATGTCTGACGCGTGCCGCCGACTTCGCCAAGGCCGCCAGACTTGTCGGCTTGCACGGCCTTCAACTGCGCTGATACGGTCGCGGCGGTGACGCCGAACGACGCCATCGTCGAAGGATCGAGATCGACATGGACCTCGCGATCGATCCCGCCGATGCGGTTGACCTGGCCGACGCCCGGGACCGATAGCAGTGCCTTGGTCAGATCGTTATCGACAAACCAGGAGAGTTCGGTCTCGTTGAGAGCGGTCGAGCGGACGGCATAGGTGACAAGTGCGGAGCTTTGGACGGTGGCCTTCGTAACGATCGGTGTCGCCATCTGTGCCGGCAGATCGGCCTTGACGCTATCGACGGCATTGCGGACCTCATTGAGGGCCGTTTCGCTGTCTTTCTGCAGCTTGAAGGATACCTTGGTCGAGACGGTGCCGTCGGTGATCGTCGTGAGAATATGATCGAGATGGCTCAAGGAGGTGAGGCTATCCTCGATGGTGCGGGCAACCTCCGTCTCGAGCTGCGTCGGCGCAGCGCCGTCGAGCGTGGCGGTGACACTGATAGTCGGCAGGTCCATATCCGGAAAGTACTGAACCGCCAGCTGTTTGAATGCCCAAAGCCCGCCAAATCCAAACATCACAAACAGCAATATCGCTGGTATGGGATTGCGGATCGAGAAGGCGGAGAAATTCATCAGTTCTTCTCCGCAATCTTCACGAGGTCATTGTCCGACAGAAAGGCACCGCCCGACGTCACGACCTTCGACGACCGATCGATGCCGAAGACGATCTCGACTTCACCATTGTTGCGGCGGCCGGTTTCGACGCGGACCCGTCGCACCCGCTTGTCCTCGCCGGCGGTGAAGACGTAGCTGATGCCATCCCGGAACACGATTGCGGTCTCGGGGACGGTGAGCGCCGGTGTGGTCTGCAACTCGATGCTGCCCGTGACGTAGAGGCCGGTCCGCGGACGAATGTCGGCGGGAAGCGCGACATAGACGATCGCCCGGCTGGTGTCGGTGCTGACCGAGGGTCCGACAAGCCGCACCTTGCCGGCAATGACGTGACCTTCCGGCCCGTTGATCCTAACGCTCAGGCCTTCCGAAATCCGCGGCAGATAACGCGCCGATACTTCGGCCTGCCATTCGACACGCTGCTGGCGCACCATGCGGAACAGCTCGGTGCCGGTGGAGACGACGGCGCCGAGGTTGGCGGAACGCGAGGTTATGAGGCCATCGTCGGCGGCGGTGATGGTCGTATGCGCAAGCTTGATCTTTTCGCCGTCGAGCGCTGCTTCCTCCGATGTCAGGCTTGCCGTCGCCGTCTGCTCGTCCGCCAGATATTCAGTGATTTTCTCGTCGGCGAGGGCCCCCGAAGTGCTGAGCTGGCGTGCACGATCCGCATTCGCCTTGGCCTTTGTCAGATTTGCCTTGGCAGTCACGACAGCCGCCTCCTGCTTGCGAAGGTCCGCCAGTACGCTGTCCTGCGAAAGCCGGGCCAGCGTCTGCCCCTTCGTGACCACGGACCCGACATCCGCCAGGACGTCGGTGATGCGCAGGCCGCTCGTCTCGGAGGCGATGATTGCTTCCTGCCAGGGTTTCAGCCAGCCGCTCGCGGGAACGGTTTCCGGCCAGTCCCGTATTGCCGGCGCCGTCAGAGAAACGGTCAGAGCGGGTGCGGCCGCCTGTTCAGCCATGCTATTGGCGCAGGGAAACTGGAGTGCTGCACAGACAAGAACGGCAACGAGTAGAAGACACGGTTTTCTCAAATGGCAATTCCTCGCAGTTCACGGGTGTCCGCGCGCAACCGTGGCGTCAAAAATGTCGGCTGTTGTGGTGCAAAGTTGAAATGCCTGACGGTCTCGAAGGTGACAAAACTCAACTGTTCAAAACATCTTGGCGACACCAGTGATGTCGGGCTATTCCGCCATCCAAAGCAGCAGTTTTTTGTCGGCGACTCCGTCAGAGATCGCCAATCAGCTGCTGGATTGAGCCAGGATTGGGCGCGCTCGCCAACTATAACAAGACCACCTACGGCCGGGGAGAGGCTAGCGTTTTGAGGACACTGGCATCCGATTGGACCAGGGAAACACAGAGTCAAAGTTGTCTTCGAGGAGGTGAATACCGCTAAATCGCCTCTTAAGGTTCGCGTGGGACAATAGAGCCTGTTGCGCCGACGTTTGCTGCGTCTGGTCATCCTATTGCGTATGCTGCTTCCTCGACAGCTCGGCCTACACGCATGCGGATGGCCTCGGAAATCACCTCCCCGTGGGCGAAGTCATTACGGGTGGCATAGATTGCGGTCGGCATCGCAAGCGCTTCAAAGAACCCGAACAGAGGGCGCAACTGATGCTCGACGACAAGCGAATGACGCTCGCCTCCGCCCGTCGCAGCGATGATGATAGGCTTGCCCCTCAGCGATGTTGGATCGAGCAAATCGAAATAGTGCTTGAATAGGCCGGTGTAACTGCCCTTGTAGGTGGGTGAGCCTACAACCAGGACATCTGCCTCCAGCATTTGGTCTACGACCCCGCGTGCTTGAGCGTTAAGGTCGTCTAGCCGTTTGGCCGCCAATAGTGAAGGTCCAAGGTCATCGACATCGAAGGACTGCGCCACCGCTCGCGTTTTGATTGCCAATTGCCCGACGATATGGTCGACGAATGTGCGCGTCGTGGACGGTCGTGTTATGTTCCCCGAGAAGCCAAATATCTTCGTTTGCGGCATGTCGATCTCCAAATGCTCAGCAGTTATAAGTCATCTAAACTCTGTCATTCGTCCCTTACGGAAACGATGACCTATTCGACGGTGACTGATTTCGCCAGATTGCGCGGCTGATCGACGTCCGTGCCCGCAAACACGGCCGTATGATAGGCGAGTAATTGGACCGGCAGCGAGAAGATCATCGGCGCAATGATCTCGTCCACATTTGGAAGAACGATTGTTTGCATCGTGTCGAGCTTCAAGGCGCGAGCGCCCTTCTCATCCGTGATCAAGATGATCCGTCCGCCGCGGGCCGCAACCTCCTGCATGTTGGAAGCGGTCTTATCGAAAAAGCGGTCGTGCGGTGCGATCACGATAACCGGCATGTTCTCATCGATGAGAGCAATTGGACCGTGTTTCAGTTCGCCGGCAGCATACCCTTGCGCGTGAATATAGGAAATCTCCTTTAGTTTCAGGGCGCCTTCCATGGCCAAAGGGAAGCTGGTTCCGCGGCCAAGATAGAGCACGGCGCGGCACTTTGCCAATTCACGCGATAGAAGTTCGATCCTGGGTTGGATGCTGTTGAGCACCTGCCCCATGACGCGCGGCATCTCGGCAAGCCGGCCGACCAGTGTCTGTTCCTCCTTCTCCGTAAGGGTGCCACGCGCCCTGCCGGCAGCAACCGCGAGCGCAGCCAATACGGCGAGTTGGCATGTAAAGGCCTTCGTAGACGCAACGCCGATCTCCGGTCCGGCGAGGATCGGGAACACAGTGTCGGACTCTCGTGCTATCGTCGATTCGGGCGTGTTGACGACTGCACCGGTCTTCAAGCCGTGCTCCTTGCAATAGCGTAGGCAAGCAAGTGTATCGGCCGTCTCGCCCGATTGTGAGATGAAGAGAGCTGCCACCTGTGGCGAGAACGGGATTTCGCGGTACCGAAATTCGGAGGCGACATCAATTTCGACCGGCAGACGTGCGTAGTGCTCGAACCAGTATTTGCCGATCAGTCCGGCCAAGTACGCAGTGCCGCAGGCGGAGATCGCCAAGCTTTGCACGTTGGCGAAGACGGTGTCGCGCCAAGCCGCGACCACCTGATTGTCGCTGAAGTTGAGGTAATGGCCAAGGGTATCGGAGATGGCCTCCGGCTGGTCGTAAATCTCCTTCTCCATGAAATGGCGATAGTTGCCCTTGTCGATCATATGGGCCGTCACCACCGAGATCTGCCGCGGTCGGGTGGTGACCTTTCCGTCGATATCGAAGATACGTACGCCAGTCTTGTCGATGACCGCCCAATCGCCGTCGATCAGGTAGGTGATCTCGTTAGTGAAGGGCGCCAGCGCAATCGCGTCCGATCCGAGAAACATCTCGCCGCTTCCGTGACCGATCGCGAGCGGCGGGCCATTCCGGGCAGCCATGATGGTCGAAGGGTCCTCCTCGAAGAGCAGAGCCAGCGAGTAAGCGCCTCGGACGCGCTTCAGCATCGCATGCATAGCTTCGCGCCGGCCCATGCCGTCCCGGCGAAGTCTTGCCACGAGATGCGCGATGACCTCCGTGTCGGTGTCGGTTTGGAACTCGGTGCCGGCCGCGGTCAGCTCATCCTTCAATTCGGCGAAATTCTCGATTATCCCATTGTGGACGACTGCGATGCCGTCGCTAAAATGTGGGTGGGCATTGCGTTCCGTCGGCGCGCCATGGGTTGCCCAGCGCGTATGGCCAATGCCGATTGTGCCCGCCAGGGGCTGTTCTTTCAGCTTTGCTTCAAGGTTGAGGAGCTTGCCCTCACAGCGCCGGCGATGGAGCGCTCCACCGTCGATCGTCGCGACGCCTGCCGAATCGTAGCCACGATATTCAAGCCGTTTCAATGCGTCTATCAGCCGGTCCGAAACCGGATGATGGCCGACAATACCCACAATCCCGCACATACATTCTCCGCGTTTTCGCATATCGGCCACAACGCACTCACCTAGTCCGTCAGTCTGGAGTGAGCGAAGCTGCTTCACTCCTTGATCGCCATGACGGCTATCATTCCGTCAGAACTCCGTGGCAAAACCGTCGTGCTGTCGCGCTAAGCCAAATTCAGCGCGTTCTAACGGCACTCGACTTATTGGAAAAATCGATTCTTTGGATCGCACCCATTTACGTCATGGATTATCGCCGCATCGGTTTTCACGCTGGGACCACGGGTGCCGCCTCGGACATAAACCGGCCGGTTTCCCAAGGCAGAGGTAACGTCCGTCATGATGCGCTCAGCAGCCATCATTGGTGCCAGGTATCTACGGAAACCTCGAAGGCGGGACGGTAGGTCCGCTCACACAGCCTTTTAGAAGTCACCTTCGAGCGTTCTTGTGGGAAAGCCTCCCTGGCAATAAATATCGTCTCGACCGCTCATCGAACTCGCACAAAGGATGACTTTTCGTGTCAATCTACTGTTGGAAGTTTATACGGGTTATCGCATTTGCACCTGCTGCTGCGATCATGCTGGCCGCGCATAACATATCGGCGCAGGAATCGTTCACCGCGGTGCAATGGCCAAACACGCCAACGGCACGGATTGAGGCACTTGCGATTCTCCAAACCTTGAATGCAAATCTCCTGAGTAATGCTAGCGCCACTTTGACGCTCGACCGGTGGTGTGCCGGACACAATCTCGCACCGCAAGGTTCTAAGATCGTTGCACAGCGGGTACGCGGGAGAGACAAGCCCGTCAATAGCCGCATCCGAGAACTTCTGGCGGTCGGCCCCGACGAGCCCATCGCCTACCGACATGTCCGCCTCGTTTGCGGCAATCGCGTCCTTTCTGAGGCTGACAATTGGTATGTTCCGGCAAGGCTGACAATGGACATGAATAAAGCGTTGAATACGAGCGACGTCGCCTTTGGCAGAGCCGTCCAATCTCTTAATTTCACCCGCACAAATCTATCTTCCAATTTGCTGTGGTCCCCTCTTCCAGAAGGATGGGACGTGGAAAAGGAACTACCGACACCCGCAACGGGATCTCTTATACTACCGCCCTTTCTTCTCGAACATCATGCAGTGCTGAAGCTTCAGGACGGCACTCCGTTCAGTGCGCTGGTCGAAAGCTATACGAGCAATGTATTGGACTTCCCGCCTCCACCTCTGCTTACCCACTAAGTGCCCATTGGCGCTGCGACCAAAAGCGCAGCGCCCGGGATGGTATTTTCGATCGCGACCGTAAGACAGCGTCGCCGTTGCCGAAGCTCGTCGGGTGCGTTTGTACCCGGCGAGCTTGCAGCTGTCGGTATTATTCGGTGTTGTCGATGGCGATCCGCTTGACGTTGGCTCGCTCCTTCTCGGTCTTCGGCAGCGTAACCGTAAGAAGACCGTTCTTGAACGTTGCGGCGACCTTACTCTCATCAAGCTGGCGACCCAAAGCCAGTCGCCGTTCGAAGCGTCCGTAATAACGCTCGCTGAACCCGCGATCCTTGTCCTCGGTATCGGACTTGTTTTCACCGCGAAGCGTAAGCACGCCGTCTTTCAGCAGCAACTCGATATCCTCTGGATCGATGCCCGGAATTTCCGCTATCACTCGGATTTCGTCGTCATTCTCCTTGATCTCTACGTGCGGCCACTCGCCGCCAATCGGCGATGTGCCACCAAACAACGATGGCGGACCGAAACTGCGGAAGACTTCGTCGAACAGACGGTTGACATTGCGGTGAAGCGACAGGAACGGGTCCATGTCGTCGCCACGATAGACGTTCGGAACCTGGCTGTTGCCACGGCTCCATGGGATCAGGTCACGTACACTCATGACTATCATCCTTTCTTCGGTTTTTTTCCTCCTGTCGTGCGATGACGTCCTTGGCGGTTCGGGAACAGCCGAGGAGTAAGCAGGTGCGCATCACGCTAGGCTTTGGCGCCCTCAATCTGCTTTGAAGCGGCTTTGGCAGTCTCGGCTTGGATGGCAATCCGACGCGACTTCATCTCCTCAGGTGTTTCCTTCTTGAGATTGATGAGGAGTAGCCCGTTTTCGAGCTTTGCGCCTTCGACGATCACGTGATCAGCCAGCTCAAATCTGCGCACAAACGACCTTACGGGAAGGCCTTGATGCAGATATAGTGCTTCGTCGTCCTCGGACTTCGCGCCGTTCACCACGAGCATTTTTGCCTCGTGGGTGATCGTCAGTTCGCTTTCGGCAAAACCTGCCACCGCGATCGCGATGCGATACGTGTCTTCGCCGAGTTTTAGGATGTTGAAAGGCGGCCACTTGTCGGCGTTAACGCTGGCATTTTCGAGAAGATCGAATATGCGGTCGAAGCCGATGCTGGACCTATAGAAAGGGGTAAGATCGAGGTTTGTTCTCATAGCTACATCCTCCACGGAGCAACATAGATACGAGGAACGCCAAGAAGCTCGGCGCCCCTGACGTCGTCGACTCTTTTTGGCGTCGACGACAGATGAAATGGGTAGCTAGCGAGGTAGGGTCAAGAGGGCGCGCAAGACTTTTCGAGCGGGAGTGACCTCAAACAATCACTATAAGCTCATACGGTTAGGAATCTAGACGTTCGAGAGCTTTGGAATCTCACCATCGTGTTAAAACCGCAAAAATCAAAACCGAGATAGGTTGGCGCGATGCCAAATGGATTACAGTTCGCGCGTCATTTTCATTCCGATGCCGCGTGTAGAAACTCATAAGAACCTCTTTGTCCATGCGCAGAAGGTCGTCACGTTCGATCTCTCGAACGATGGTAATCTGAAGTGAAATTCCTTTCGAACGCTCGGGAGAAGATGCCGTAGGGCGTCGAATCTCGCCAATATGGTCAAGGTTAAGCTCGGCCCCAAGGCGCAACGCGGTTATGATGCCCGCGTGTGGTAACACTCGGTCCACCCAAGGAGAACGGATGTCGCCACGGCGATAACTGCAGGTGTCTTGGCGCTTCGCCGTCAGAGGGCGCCCAGAGCAGCGATCATCTTCATAATGGCGTCCATTTGGACAGCACCCTTGATCGCATAGTTGCTGCCTGTAAAGCCCCACCAGTCCCAACAACCCCGGGGATTATACGGCCTCCGGAATGACTTATTGACTTGCGGATACAGCACTATGATACCGTTGGTATCCGCCCAGTTATTCAGATAGAGCTTGGTATACCAATCGTCCCCAATCGATTGCTGCGATTGGCGGCAGCCATGGATGGAAACATGCAGTTTGCAGTTGGCCCTAGGCTTGCCGCAGCTGTCGGGGATAAAGACATGCCCCACATCCGCCATGCTCGACACCGGGTTGGCGGCCCCGTAGAGTTTCTGGTCGAACGCCCTCAACTTCCCAGTTGGTTTGGCGGCCGGCTGGTTAAGCTTGCCATAGATGAACTGCAAAATCGCGCCAGCCTGGTCGTAATTGTTGTCGTTGGCAGTATTTGGGGGATCGTTCACACATTCGTTGATGTACGGCGTTGCGTTGGTCGGGCACAAATTCCCGAAGACCTTCGAAACAAACGAGTGACCGGCAGGGTAATTGCTGACATAGGCGAGGTTTGAATCGGGAACTCGGGCCAATTTGAAAAACTGGACGCTAGCATCGACGGCACTTTGCTTGACGATCGTATCGGCCGTACCGCTGAAAATGTAAATCTTCTTTGATTCAAGGTTGGAAAGCGGGTCGATGGCGCCGATCCGCGAAGACGTTTCCGCCGCAGCGAACAACATCGCAGGATTTGGAGGAACGCGCGGCACTTGGCCCATGCAGATTCCCGTATAGGTGAGATTGCCCATAGCGCAAAAATAAGGTCCACCAGCGACAATGCCGGCTCCCATGAAACTTGATGAATACGCGACCTGCAACTGCGAGGCCATGAACGCTCCCGATGATAGGCCCGACACCGAGATCGCGTTGCGATCGATCTTCAGTTTTGGCAGCGCTTGGGTTTGTGCCACCCCGGTCAGCAGCAGCAGGCTGAAACTTGCGGTGACAATTCGTTTAACCAAGCTACAAAACCTGGTTTTCTTCCAATCCGGAAAAATCTTTGCGCTCATACCCTCATACCCCTTTGCGGGAATAGCTTTGGTCGCGCCCTTAAATTTGCGACCAGATTGTCAGAGGAGGCTTTTCGTGCCACATGCGGTTCACTGCCCCTGCCGAAAGCCACAGATTCGATTGCAATTGTTGCCGCGCTGCTAAACATAGAAGATGCCCAACCTCGGATCCAATGTCGTGGTGCATTCCTCCACGACTGATTTCGTACAAATCCCATGCCACCAAAAACGGCATATCATCAAAATGTTGGGGTATGGCTCCTCGCCGTGCGCCGCGTCGACGTATTCCACAAAATCGTATGTCGCTCGCTTTTGGAGACGTGACGAATTGATTGGTTCGTTGACAGCCTGATCGGGGAGCCCTCAGCGATCATTATGAGTGTGCTTTAACTGAACTGTGATGGAACTCCCGAGAATATGGCAAGGCTGGCATTTCTTTCGAATTATGCCGGTCTGAATCCGGAGATCCCCGACCCGTTCTGCACCGGGTAATAAAGTCACTATTCGAAAGATCTCATCGACATTGGTGATTTCGGGCTACTCTGCCATCCTAGACGGCAAGCTCCTGTAGGCAACAGCGATAGCGCTCGTCAACGATGACCGGTCGACTGGCGGCCACGAGGCTCGTCTTTCGAGAGTCCTGGTACCCGCCTTACTAAGACGACCTAGCGGGCCGAGGTTTGAGCAAATTACGGTCATTTAAAGAGGATAACCGCGCTGTTCAATGCTCGAGCGCGCCGTATTACCTCGTTATTCCGCTGCTACCTTAGCGGCTTCGGCGGCATACTTTCGGGCCGTCGCCCTCAGCCGGTCGGTGTATTCGTAGATCTGGTCGAGCGTATCGACGATTAAGCGCTCTTCGTTTTCCCCGTCGAAGAGCCCGATGTACTTGACTGACCTGTTGAAGTGGAGTCGCGCCAACGGTTTGCGATTGTTGTTGTCGATGAGTATCGCGCAGTAGGACTTAGCGTCTCGCATGACCACACGCTTTGCGCTGATGGTTTCGCGAACGATCGCTTTTACGATCATGTAGCCTTCTACTTCCTCTTCGGTCGTTATGACCTCAGGGTCTTCGGCGACGGGGGCATCAATCTTCTCGATGACCTCCTGCGTCTCCGCAAGAGCGCTAGACAACCGACTCTTCACCGTATCCATGATCACTTCGCGAAACGCGGTCCGGACGACGCCTGTCAGCATTTCCCGTACGGGAGCCGTTATCCTGCCCTCGTAGACATCGTGCGAGACCATCTTTACGAATTCCTCGCTCGGCTCCTCAATAAGCTTGGAAATGACCTGCTTTATGCCCGAAGTGTACTTGAGACGCTCTGCGGTGGCCAAAATGTTCGAGACGTCGAAAGTGGATTTCTCGAACTTACGCAGTTCGGACAAAATGCCCGACTGGACGTCGCTAATGTCGAAAACGAGGAATGGTCGAGCATCGAGCTTGTTCGGCGCTTCAAGGTCGGTGTA
Proteins encoded:
- a CDS encoding Hsp20/alpha crystallin family protein; protein product: MSVRDLIPWSRGNSQVPNVYRGDDMDPFLSLHRNVNRLFDEVFRSFGPPSLFGGTSPIGGEWPHVEIKENDDEIRVIAEIPGIDPEDIELLLKDGVLTLRGENKSDTEDKDRGFSERYYGRFERRLALGRQLDESKVAATFKNGLLTVTLPKTEKERANVKRIAIDNTE
- a CDS encoding Hsp20 family protein, translating into MRTNLDLTPFYRSSIGFDRIFDLLENASVNADKWPPFNILKLGEDTYRIAIAVAGFAESELTITHEAKMLVVNGAKSEDDEALYLHQGLPVRSFVRRFELADHVIVEGAKLENGLLLINLKKETPEEMKSRRIAIQAETAKAASKQIEGAKA
- a CDS encoding PHB depolymerase family esterase produces the protein MSAKIFPDWKKTRFCSLVKRIVTASFSLLLLTGVAQTQALPKLKIDRNAISVSGLSSGAFMASQLQVAYSSSFMGAGIVAGGPYFCAMGNLTYTGICMGQVPRVPPNPAMLFAAAETSSRIGAIDPLSNLESKKIYIFSGTADTIVKQSAVDASVQFFKLARVPDSNLAYVSNYPAGHSFVSKVFGNLCPTNATPYINECVNDPPNTANDNNYDQAGAILQFIYGKLNQPAAKPTGKLRAFDQKLYGAANPVSSMADVGHVFIPDSCGKPRANCKLHVSIHGCRQSQQSIGDDWYTKLYLNNWADTNGIIVLYPQVNKSFRRPYNPRGCWDWWGFTGSNYAIKGAVQMDAIMKMIAALGAL
- a CDS encoding type I restriction endonuclease; amino-acid sequence: MSSIEESLRAIAERVKSHSSTMATEEAVKTAVVLPFLRALGYDVFDPSEVVPEFTADAVGKKGEKVDYAIKIDNQIRILIECKPISVALERKHLDQLYRYFSVTDAKFAILTNGRTFNFYTDLEAPNKLDARPFLVFDISDVQSGILSELRKFEKSTFDVSNILATAERLKYTSGIKQVISKLIEEPSEEFVKMVSHDVYEGRITAPVREMLTGVVRTAFREVIMDTVKSRLSSALAETQEVIEKIDAPVAEDPEVITTEEEVEGYMIVKAIVRETISAKRVVMRDAKSYCAILIDNNNRKPLARLHFNRSVKYIGLFDGENEERLIVDTLDQIYEYTDRLRATARKYAAEAAKVAAE